The proteins below come from a single Cervus canadensis isolate Bull #8, Minnesota chromosome 2, ASM1932006v1, whole genome shotgun sequence genomic window:
- the LOC122436699 gene encoding lysophosphatidylcholine acyltransferase 2B-like produces the protein MAQPTSDFEPEKLDSEPAVLSSMSPSLDSEPAVLSSRSPPLDSEPAVLSSTSPSSDSEPKALSSTSPPSDSEPAVLSSPSPPSDSGPAVLSSTSPPSDSGPKVLSSTSPPLDSEPAVSSSTSPPLDSEPAVSSSTSPPLDSEPAVSSSTSPPLDSEPAVSSSTSPPLDSEPAMLDAKAALESAFSRQTIKSLFPPAVDNPFTQHTHISAWRWACIVLMGTVLVPVRVSCIAFLFIFLWPVAALSTIGRRAQPTKPAKNWRRLMQPTLKFLFRVTFFLAGFLVKVKGKKATRDDARIFVAAPHSSFFDAIACVVAGLPSVVSASQNVNIPVAGRFLLSTQPVLVTRDDPNSRRTTREEILKRVTSNRKWPQILIFPEGVCTNRSCLVTFKLGAFSPGVPVQPVLLRYPNPLDTVTWTWQGFTGFQACMLTLSQPFTRVEVEFMPVYIPNLQEKRDPVLFANTVRIIMANALGVPVTDHTYEDCRLMISAGNLQLPMEAGLVEFTKVSQNLKLDWDNIHQCLDKYAEIAVASKGGKIGIEEFANYLKLPISEPLQQLFALFDRNKDGTIDFREYVIGLTVLCNPVNTEKILQMSFKLFDLDKDGFITEQELAAILRAAFGVPDLDVSTLFREIAGPDSDHISYRTFKTFALKHPVYAKLFSSYLDLQAAYVYSLPQPVQA, from the coding sequence ATGGCACAGCCCACCTCGGACTTCGAGCCTGAAAAGTTGGACTCTGAGCCAGCGGTGTTGAGCTCCATGTCTCCATCCTTGGACTCCGAGCCTGCGGTGTTGAGCTCCAGGTCTCCGCCTTTGGACTCCGAGCCTGCCGTGTTGAGCTCCACGTCTCCATCCTCGGACTCCGAGCCTAAGGCGTTGAGCTCCACGTCTCCGCCTTCGGACTCCGAGCCTGCGGTGTTGAGCTCGCCGTCTCCACCCTCGGACTCCGGGCCTGCGGTGTTGAGCTCCACGTCTCCACCCTCGGACTCCGGGCCTAAGGTGTTGAGCTCCACGTCTCCGCCGTTGGACTCTGAGCCTGCGGTGTCGAGCTCCACGTCTCCGCCGTTGGACTCCGAGCCTGCGGTGTCGAGCTCCACGTCTCCGCCGTTGGACTCTGAGCCTGCGGTGTCGAGCTCCACGTCTCCACCCTTGGACTCCGAGCCTGCGGTGTCGAGCTCCACGTCTCCGCCGTTGGACTCTGAGCCTGCGATGTTGGACGCCAAGGCCGCGTTGGAATCTGCTTTCAGCCGACAGACGATCAAGTCCCTGTTCCCGCCGGCAGTGGACAACCCCTTCACGCAGCACACGCATATCAGCGCGTGGCGCTGGGCCTGCATCGTCCTCATGGGGACCGTGTTGGTGCCCGTGCGGGTGTCCTGCATCGCCttcctcttcatcttcctctGGCCCGTGGCTGCGCTTTCCACCATAGGCCGTCGTGCTCAACCAACCAAGCCCGCCAAGAACTGGAGAAGACTGATGCAACCAACTCTAAAGTTCTTATTTcgggtgactttttttttagcaGGGTTCCTGGttaaagtgaaagggaaaaaggCCACCCGAGATGACGCCCGCATCTTCGTGGCAGCCCCGCACTCCAGTTTCTTTGATGCGATCGCCTGTGTCGTGGCTGGGTTACCCTCGGTGGTCTCTGCGAGTCAGAACGTGAATATCCCGGTGGCTGGGAGATTCTTGCTGTCGACGCAGCCGGTGCTTGTGACCCGAGATGACCCCAATTCCAGGAGGACCACCCGGGAGGAAATCCTGAAGCGAGTGACATCCAACAGAAAGTGGCCACAGATCCTGATTTTCCCAGAAGGAGTGTGTACCAACCGCAGCTGTCTGGTCACTTTTAAACTAGGGGCCTTCTCTCCAGGGGTGCCCGTGCAGCCAGTGCTGCTCAGGTACCCAAACCCCCTGGACACCGTGACCTGGACCTGGCAGGGGTTTACAGGCTTCCAGGCCTGTATGTTGACCCTAAGCCAACCATTCACCAGGGTAGAAGTTGAGTTTATGCCTGTTTATATTCCAAATCTCCAAGAGAAAAGAGACCCTGTCCTTTTTGCCAATACAGTGAGGATCATCATGGCCAATGCTCTTGGGGTGCCAGTGACAGACCACACTTATGAAGACTGCAGATTGATGATTTCTGCAGGCAACCTGCAACTACCCATGGAAGCTGGTTTGGTGGAATTTACAAAAGTTAGCCAGAATTTAAAGTTAGATTGGGATAATATTCATCAGTGCTTGGATAAATATGCTGAAATTGCAGTTGCCTCCAAAGGAGGGAAGATAGGAATTGAGGAGTTTGCAAATTATTTGAAACTCCCAATTTCAGAGCCCTTGCAACAACTTTTTGCCCTCTTTGACAGGAATAAAGATGGCACCATAGACTTCAGAGAGTATGTGATAGGTCTGACCGTCCTATGCAATCCTGTCAACACTGAAAAGATTCTGCAAATGTCATTTAAGCTTTTTGATCTTGATAAAGATGGTTTCATAACTGAACAGGAATTAGCAGCTATACTTCGGGCAGCTTTTGGAGTACCAGATCTTGACGTTTCCACACTCTTTCGGGAGATAGCTGGACCAGACTCAGACCACATTTCATACAGGACCTTTAAGACATTTGCCCTGAAGCATCCAGTATATGCCAAGTTATTTAGTTCATACTTAGACCTCCAGGCGGCCTATGTATATTCATTACCACAACCAGTACAGGCTTGA